A window of Populus trichocarpa isolate Nisqually-1 chromosome 17, P.trichocarpa_v4.1, whole genome shotgun sequence genomic DNA:
TTATGAAACACAAGTAGATGTTGTGCTTACATGTTGTATTATTCATAATCGCATAATGAGAGTTGATCCTTGTGACTTTTTTATGGAAGAAATATGTTTGGAAAGTGAACCAATAAGACAAACATTCAACTTAAGTCAACGGAAGAATAGGGAAGAGAATATGGAGTgaataacaaaaagagaaatgattgtATCAACCATGTGAAATGATTATAACACTTAAAGAAACTAGTAATTGAgtgttaattatatgtgtttgtttttattatgtgtttcttgagtttatattatCATTGTTATGTATTTGGATTGCTTGttgactttattataattttttatgtattttatgtattttttttaaatattaattgtagtttttgtataaaatttattaaatctaaatattgtatgcttttattttgtataaatttataattttttttgtagaaataaGTACCACATAGAATGAAAAATACAAGGGTAAGCACTTCACATGGTCTAAGCCTATATCTCACATGTTACTTGACATATTAGCCGAGGAGGCACTTAAAGGAAACAAGCTTTCTTCCACATTTAAAGCAGAATCTTTTGTTAAGGTGGCTATAGAAATTAGTCAAAAGTTCAACGTGCAATGCGAGCTAAGTATATGGACAATCATCTCAAAACTgtgaaaaaagaatgagaaataataaccaaacttaaaaataaaagtggttttGATTGGGATGATTGTTTGAAAATGATTACAGTTTCGAAAGATGTATATGATGAAGAAGTAAatgtatgataaatattatactctttgaatttttatatttacttttgtttccaaaattttatacaatgaactaaaaaaatatatattctaaacTCTATGAACAAACACATCCAAATCATGACAAGTATCTcaataaaaaacttgatatgtATGAGGCAATGACAATTGTTGTTGGAAAAGACatggcaataaaaaattataccaaaTCATATGTTGATATCAACCTGGAAGAGAACACTAAAACGCAATcgatttcaattgaaaatgaaggagaatatgaataaattttaaaaggaaaaaagacatCCTTCTCTAGTGTACAAAAGAGGCAATATAGAAAGAGAAATCACATGTATGAAGATGATTGTGttgaaaaattatctaaaaagatTGGAGATGTAGCGTTTGCAATTCAAAGCCTAagcaaaaatcaacttgatgttaacgAGCTATATAcagaagtgatgaaaattgaaggcttTGATAATATCACTCTTGGGGATGCATTTGATCACTTGGtccaaaatgaaatgttgaCAAAAGAATTTATggcaaaaaaatgttaatttgatgaaaatttAGGTTTAGAATTTTATGAACCAACACTACTGGAGACTTGATTACTAAAATGATTTTACTATGATAAGAAAGtttatgtttgttatttgacaaatatgcttacttgtttaatttgatctagcatatttatgtttgttaatttgaactaatatgtaCGTGTATGACatcaaaacttaatatttatgcatgactATGTTAGAtgtaagatatttatatttatttcataatgcttatttgatatatattaaagggataattgcccatacccttaaaaaaaacaatatttatataaaaaaaaaacccatcaaaatatttttgtatctatttatcttttaaaaaaatcttcatacaaaaaaaaaattccaaatatcTAACTCTTACTTAATACCATTAACTAATTTGGTTttcttaatatgaaaaaaaaatttaagcttttaaaattaaaaaaattatataataggttttacttaaaaaatatttcacaaggttatatatctataatattatatgatatctttaattatattttataaaataagctatatatatatatatatatgatataataaaaaaaaccatcattatactttttagatctctgattaaatatttatatttaatattttatatatatatgataaacttgaaaaaaaaatattaaaacattaataaattattttccaactcattttctatGATATATCCAAATATTATAAAGTagtttccaatttatttttcatgatactaccaatcatcaaaaaataatttattttttagaaatttatttttgaaaaaaatcacttaaaaaaattattttccagctaaAAGAGAGTTTAAAATAAGCAAAcactttaaatattataaagtatTTTCCAATGTATTTGAGAGtgagattgtttattttttaaaattactgtttcgttataaaattataaaattgatatatttttaatataggtagatgttaaaaataaaataaaaattttaaaaaaatattttaatatatttaaaacaaaagatatttttaaaaaccgGCTTGAAATATAATATGAACCACGATCTTAGTGAACAAACGGAGTgtgagaaaaaatcaaatgaatatcaagtaataatttatttatttatttgttttaagatAAAGAGTATTGGGACCACACATCACATCATCCCCCATGTTCCACTCGTTTGCGTCAAACTGAGGCTTTGTAATTTCGATTAGTTAGCGTTGAGCTTAGGCTTTGTGCTTTGGTTTTCCTTCTCGCCAACACCTACCGACCTGAgttcctatatatatacatgtgcaTGGCAGGGAACACATAGTCCCACCCACCTTGCAACATCTTTGATTCCAGATCCTACTTTCGTCTAGCTTTTCTATTTTCCTTGACATCTAGCCCTGTGATACTTCctttcttgaatttctttgcGATCTGTTCCATCTCAATATCCCTTCTCTTCTCCTGAAACATCAATCAAACTTCTTATCCCTTCTGTCTTGTCCTGTCCTGGAACATAAATCAAACGCTACTTGAATATTCAGATTGCATAAGAGGATGGAATTGAAGTTCGTAGAACCTGTGGCCAAGAATGGAAAGGAATTGGCCCTCGTTAATGAAGAGGATGTTGCGTCGGAGTTTAAAAGATGGGAAAACGCTGTGGTTGCCTATTTTCTTGGCCATGATTCAACCTTCGGTCCGCCTTCTTTCAACAAGTTTATCAACAATTTAATCGACTCGGAGTGGAGAAAATATGGGAATGTTAAGGTATATTCACAAGGGTCAGGAGTTTTTGTCTTGGATTTTGAATCTGTTCATGGCAAGGAGTTGGCATTGGGTGAGGGTCCAAGGTTTTATGATGGTAggaaaccttttattttaaagccATGGAGTCGTGATATGAGCTTGGAAATCGAAGAGTTGAAGTCAGCACCGATTTGGATTAGGTTACCGAATCTGAGGTTGCATCTGTGGTCTCCTGAGGCACTTGGTAAGATTGCAAGTTTGGTGGGCAGACCTTTGTTTGCTGATACAGTAACAGCATCAAGAGAGACATTGTGCTTTGCAAGAGTTTGTGTCGAAGTGGATTTTGATAAGATGTTACCTGATTCAGTCACCATTGAGGATGACAAGGGCTACAGCTATGATCAAAAGGTTGAGTATGAATGGCAGCCCACATCTAGATGCTCCTATTGTCTGCACCTTGGGCATTCTGATTCTTGTCCAAGACGCAAAACGACTTTCCCATGCTCGTGCTGCAAGGAATATGGACGTTTCTGCAGTAAGCGAAGCGGTGGCCCTGCCAGGTTTCTGTTTGGGACAGCACAAGGTGCTGCAAATACTTCATCTGAGACAACATTCGGTTCAACTCCTGCTCCAGCATTTGGTTCAACTCCTGCTCCAGCATTTGGTTCAACTCCTGCTCCTACATTTGGTTCCACTCTGTTTGGTACTACTGCTCCTGGTGCTAACAGTCCACAGGATGATGCAAGGACTTCTTTGTCTACTCCAGCATTTGGTTCAGAGCGTCCTCCTGCtgaataaatttcaatttaccAATCTCCAAGCTCAATAATTTGATTTCGAAAATTGtcgaaaagaaaataaggaattattttttcaaacctgTTTGTTATCTCAAAACAGTGCTCTGAATTTCATAAACAGAACCTTAAAAATAGATTAAGGCACATCTTGGTCATGGATTGCGATTAGTGTCTGTGTTTCTGTAATAAGACTATattgttcttgaaatttgtatGTCTTGAATCCAATCCTTTAGCAACTCCTCGCCCACCAGTAGGCTGCATTTGCATGATTTCAAGAATCCAAGTGTCACCAATTAATTCAGTAACCACACAAACACACATAAGAAACCCAATCATTCTACAACATGAATTCATCTA
This region includes:
- the LOC127904492 gene encoding uncharacterized protein LOC127904492 isoform X3, which encodes MELKFVEPVAKNGKELAQVNEEDVASEFKRWENAVVAYFLGHDSTFGPTSFNKFINNLIDSEWRKYGNVKVYSQGSGVFVLDFESAHGKELALGEGPRFYDGSKPFILKPWSRDLSLEIKELKSAPIWIKLPNLRLHLWSPEALSKIASLVGRPLFADTVTASRETLCFARVCVEVDFDKMLPDSVTIEDDKGYSYDQKVEYEWQPTSRCSYCLHLGHSDSCPRRKTTFPCSCCKEYGRFCSKRSGGPARFLFGTAQGAANTSSETTFGSTPAPAFGSTPAPAFGSTPAPTFGSTLFGTTAPGANSPQDDARTSLSTPAFGSERPPAE